A region from the Gammaproteobacteria bacterium genome encodes:
- the zipA gene encoding cell division protein ZipA, whose product MSELRLILLGIGAVVIAGIYLYSRYVRREEEAFDRENGDWSLPDGEDPIGPAAEARQEPAMGDRDAELFDDEELPSIRATGSRADSSDDHATSAASRASNGSPPAGEKIIALSILPSDSSGRFQGNHLLDIFERAGLVYGRFDVFHRMIETDDGPQSVFSVASATEPGSFDITEMADQTFKGLSLFMLLPGPQGGVAAFADMLATARRIAQQLGAEVTDQQRSTLTKQTAHHLREEIIAFEHQARS is encoded by the coding sequence ATGTCTGAATTGCGATTGATTCTTCTTGGTATCGGTGCCGTTGTGATTGCGGGTATCTACCTGTACTCGCGTTACGTGCGCAGGGAAGAAGAGGCGTTCGATCGCGAGAACGGGGACTGGAGCCTGCCGGATGGCGAGGATCCGATCGGTCCTGCAGCCGAAGCGCGACAGGAACCGGCAATGGGCGATCGTGACGCCGAGCTGTTCGACGATGAGGAGCTGCCCTCCATTCGTGCAACCGGCAGCAGGGCTGACAGTTCGGACGATCATGCCACCAGTGCGGCGAGCAGGGCATCGAATGGATCGCCGCCTGCCGGCGAGAAGATCATTGCGCTGAGCATCCTGCCGAGCGATTCCAGCGGCCGTTTCCAGGGGAACCACTTGCTGGACATCTTCGAGCGCGCGGGACTGGTCTACGGCCGCTTCGATGTCTTTCATCGCATGATCGAAACGGATGATGGTCCGCAGTCGGTGTTCAGTGTCGCAAGCGCGACAGAACCGGGCAGTTTCGACATCACCGAGATGGCGGACCAGACTTTCAAGGGCTTGAGCCTGTTCATGCTGCTGCCGGGTCCGCAGGGAGGCGTTGCCGCCTTTGCCGACATGCTGGCGACAGCCAGGCGCATCGCGCAGCAACTGGGGGCCGAAGTTACCGACCAGCAGCGCAGCACCCTGACCAAGCAGACCGCGCATCACTTGCGCGAAGAGATCATTGCTTTCGAGCACCAGGCGCGGAGCTGA
- a CDS encoding YciI family protein, with the protein MHYAIIATDIADSLDKRQAARPAHLARLEVLRDEGRLLLAGPHPLGEDPAAGFSGSLIVAEFDSLAEAEQWASEDPYRDAGVYADVVVKPFKKVLP; encoded by the coding sequence ATGCACTACGCCATCATCGCGACTGATATCGCGGACAGCCTCGACAAACGCCAGGCTGCCCGACCAGCCCACCTGGCACGCCTCGAAGTCCTGCGTGACGAGGGCCGGCTGTTGCTGGCAGGACCGCATCCGCTGGGTGAAGACCCGGCAGCCGGCTTCAGCGGTTCGCTGATCGTTGCCGAATTCGACTCGCTTGCTGAGGCCGAACAATGGGCCAGCGAGGATCCCTACCGCGATGCCGGCGTCTACGCGGATGTCGTCGTCAAGCCGTTCAAGAAAGTCCTGCCGTGA
- a CDS encoding BolA family protein, whose product MRALLEDALSPTLLEIEDESARHRGHAGAADGRGHFRLRIACEQFRDMSSLQRHRTVFAALGDMMNTDIHALSIDAEAPGEG is encoded by the coding sequence ATGCGGGCGCTGCTCGAAGACGCGCTGTCGCCCACCCTGCTGGAGATCGAGGACGAATCGGCTCGCCATCGCGGCCATGCCGGGGCTGCCGATGGACGGGGGCATTTCCGGCTGCGAATCGCCTGCGAGCAATTTCGCGATATGTCATCCTTGCAGCGCCATCGAACGGTCTTTGCCGCCCTGGGCGACATGATGAATACCGACATCCATGCGCTGAGCATCGACGCCGAGGCGCCTGGCGAAGGCTGA
- the ligA gene encoding NAD-dependent DNA ligase LigA: protein MSKTVQQDSQRIDALREQIRTLNYHYYVLDDPQASDPEYDRLMAELKALEDRHPALVTDDSPSQRVGGKAEEGFAEVVHAVPMLSLDNGFEEQDIADFDRRVRERLEGIDSVEYFCEPKLDGLAISIRYEKGRLVRAATRGDGRTGEDVTANVRTIKSVPLRLQGDGFPDVLEARGEVFISHAGFEAMNEQARRDGSKLFVNPRNAAAGSLRQLDSSLTAARPLEIYFYGVGEVSESLAERHSEMLDRMKSFGLRINPEVKLVEGAAGCLSYHADMASRRSSLAYDIDGVVYKVDRLDQQRELGFVSRAPRWAIAHKFPAQEETTVVRNVDFQVGRTGALTPVARLEPVFVGGVTVSNATLHNMDEIERLDVRVGDTVIIRRAGDVIPEVVKVVASRRPKTAKRVSMPTQCPVCASDVIREEGEAVARCTGGLVCAAQRKEALKHFASRKALDIEGLGDKLIEQFVDADLLHSPADIYRLRKHADTLKEWDGLGEKSVDKLLASIEKSRATTLPRFLFGLGIREVGEATAQQLALHFGSLDKLMSAEIENLVQVPDVGPIVASRIHDFFSESHNRSVIKDLVAALRWDDLDSVGDGPRPLEGLTFVITGTLDSMTRDEAKQQLQALGAKVTGSVSKKTDFLVAGEAAGSKLAKAESLGVPVLDEAGLKKKLAE from the coding sequence ATGAGCAAGACCGTGCAGCAGGACAGCCAGCGAATCGATGCCTTGCGCGAACAGATTCGCACACTCAACTACCACTACTACGTGCTGGACGATCCGCAGGCTTCGGATCCGGAGTACGACCGCCTCATGGCGGAACTCAAGGCGCTGGAAGACCGGCACCCCGCGCTCGTCACCGACGATTCACCCAGCCAGCGTGTTGGCGGCAAGGCCGAGGAGGGCTTTGCCGAGGTTGTGCATGCAGTGCCGATGCTTTCCCTGGACAATGGTTTCGAGGAGCAGGACATCGCCGATTTCGACCGGCGTGTCCGCGAGCGGCTGGAAGGCATCGACTCCGTCGAGTACTTCTGCGAACCCAAGCTGGACGGGCTCGCTATCAGCATTCGATATGAAAAGGGCAGGCTTGTGCGGGCGGCGACACGTGGTGATGGCCGCACGGGTGAAGACGTGACCGCCAATGTCCGCACCATCAAGAGCGTGCCGCTCAGGCTGCAAGGTGATGGTTTCCCCGACGTTCTCGAAGCACGCGGCGAGGTGTTCATTTCGCACGCCGGATTCGAGGCGATGAACGAGCAGGCCCGCCGCGATGGCAGCAAGCTGTTCGTCAATCCGCGCAATGCGGCCGCCGGCAGCCTGCGACAGCTCGATTCCTCGCTGACAGCGGCCCGTCCGCTGGAAATCTATTTCTATGGTGTTGGCGAAGTTTCCGAGAGCCTCGCCGAGCGTCACAGCGAAATGCTTGATCGAATGAAGTCCTTCGGCTTGCGGATCAATCCCGAGGTGAAGCTGGTCGAGGGAGCCGCCGGCTGCCTTTCCTATCATGCAGACATGGCCAGTCGTCGGAGCTCCCTCGCTTACGATATCGATGGCGTGGTCTACAAGGTCGATCGCCTGGACCAGCAGCGCGAGCTTGGTTTCGTGTCGCGCGCGCCACGCTGGGCCATCGCCCACAAGTTTCCGGCCCAGGAAGAGACGACCGTCGTGCGAAATGTCGATTTCCAGGTGGGTCGAACCGGGGCGCTGACGCCTGTCGCAAGGCTCGAGCCGGTATTTGTCGGTGGTGTCACGGTCAGCAATGCGACGTTGCACAACATGGATGAAATCGAGCGACTTGACGTGCGTGTTGGTGACACGGTCATCATCCGTCGCGCCGGCGATGTCATTCCGGAGGTCGTGAAGGTGGTCGCCAGCAGGCGACCGAAGACCGCGAAGCGGGTCAGCATGCCGACGCAATGCCCGGTCTGTGCGTCGGATGTCATCCGCGAGGAGGGCGAGGCGGTTGCGCGGTGTACCGGGGGGCTGGTCTGTGCGGCGCAACGCAAGGAGGCCCTGAAGCATTTTGCATCACGCAAGGCACTCGATATCGAAGGCCTGGGTGACAAATTGATCGAACAGTTTGTCGACGCCGACCTGCTGCACAGTCCGGCTGATATCTATCGGCTGCGCAAGCACGCCGACACCTTGAAAGAATGGGACGGCCTGGGCGAAAAGTCCGTGGACAAGTTGCTGGCATCCATCGAGAAGAGCCGTGCAACGACGCTGCCGCGTTTCCTGTTCGGACTGGGCATCAGGGAAGTGGGCGAGGCGACGGCCCAGCAGCTGGCGCTGCATTTCGGTTCGCTCGACAAGTTGATGTCGGCCGAGATCGAAAACCTGGTTCAGGTGCCCGATGTCGGCCCGATCGTGGCAAGCCGCATCCATGATTTCTTTTCCGAATCGCACAACCGTTCGGTGATCAAGGACCTGGTGGCAGCGCTTCGGTGGGACGATCTCGACAGCGTCGGGGATGGGCCGCGACCGCTCGAAGGGCTGACCTTTGTCATTACCGGTACGCTGGACTCCATGACGCGCGATGAAGCCAAGCAGCAATTGCAGGCGCTGGGCGCGAAAGTCACCGGCAGCGTATCGAAAAAGACCGATTTCCTGGTTGCAGGTGAAGCGGCAGGTTCGAAGCTGGCCAAGGCTGAATCGCTGGGCGTGCCGGTTCTCGACGAGGCGGGATTGAAGAAGAAGCTTGCCGAGTAA
- a CDS encoding tryptophan--tRNA ligase produces the protein MVDSAQRVMSGMRPTGALHLGHYRGALKNWLKLQHEYDCTFVVVDWHALTTHYEDPQDIEKNTYEMVIDWLAVGISPSQANIAIQSKVPEIAELHLLLSMVTPLGWLERVPTYKEQKENLTERDLNTYGFLGYPLLQAADILVYNADLVPVGEDQVPHIEMAREIARRFNYVFGREPDFEAKAEAAVKKLGGKNAKVYREMRRQYTEEGNDEALLKARALLSENQNITKGDRERLLGYLAGIGRTILHEPGVLLTDTPKVIGLDGRKMSKSYGNAIALREDPESVEKKMRTMPTDPARVRRTDPGDPEKCPVWEFHKVYSDEDTRNWVKEGCTSAGIGCIDCKMRVIDKVNEELEPIRQRAAEFEQDRDLLRSIVTEGSESARDMARETLEEVRNAIGISYR, from the coding sequence ATGGTTGATTCCGCACAACGCGTCATGTCCGGCATGCGCCCGACCGGCGCCCTGCATCTCGGTCATTACCGTGGCGCGCTGAAGAACTGGCTGAAGCTGCAGCATGAATACGATTGCACGTTCGTGGTCGTGGACTGGCATGCGCTGACTACCCATTACGAAGATCCTCAGGACATCGAAAAGAACACCTACGAAATGGTGATCGACTGGCTGGCAGTGGGTATCAGTCCGTCGCAGGCGAACATCGCCATCCAGTCCAAGGTGCCGGAAATCGCCGAATTGCACCTGCTGCTGTCGATGGTGACACCGCTGGGCTGGCTGGAGCGTGTGCCAACGTACAAGGAACAGAAAGAGAACCTGACCGAACGTGACCTCAACACCTACGGTTTTCTTGGTTACCCCTTGCTGCAGGCAGCCGACATTCTCGTCTACAACGCCGATCTGGTGCCTGTGGGCGAGGACCAGGTGCCGCATATCGAAATGGCACGGGAGATAGCACGTCGTTTCAATTACGTGTTCGGTCGCGAACCGGATTTCGAAGCCAAGGCCGAGGCGGCCGTGAAGAAGCTGGGCGGCAAGAACGCCAAGGTCTATCGGGAAATGCGTCGCCAGTACACAGAGGAAGGCAATGACGAAGCGCTGCTGAAAGCGCGTGCCTTGCTGTCGGAAAACCAGAACATTACCAAGGGTGACCGTGAGCGCCTGCTGGGCTACCTGGCCGGCATCGGTCGCACCATCCTGCACGAGCCGGGTGTGTTGCTGACCGATACGCCGAAGGTGATCGGCCTGGATGGTCGGAAGATGTCGAAATCCTATGGCAATGCCATTGCATTGCGCGAGGATCCGGAGTCGGTCGAAAAGAAGATGCGCACCATGCCGACCGATCCGGCACGCGTCCGCCGCACCGATCCGGGTGATCCGGAAAAATGCCCGGTATGGGAATTCCACAAGGTCTATTCTGACGAGGACACCCGGAACTGGGTCAAGGAAGGCTGCACGTCCGCCGGCATCGGCTGCATCGACTGCAAGATGCGGGTGATCGACAAGGTGAACGAAGAGCTCGAACCGATTCGCCAGCGGGCGGCGGAATTCGAGCAGGATCGCGACCTGTTGCGTTCGATCGTGACCGAAGGGTCGGAGTCGGCACGCGACATGGCGCGCGAGACACTGGAAGAAGTACGCAATGCCATTGGCATCAGCTATCGTTGA
- a CDS encoding site-2 protease family protein: protein MSEILRQISIWAVPTIFAITVHEVSHGYVAKRFGDRTADMLGRLTLNPVKHIDPVGTILVPLVLLILPTGFIFGWAKPVPVAMRNLRNPKRDMAIVAAAGPASNFAMALFWGIVAKIADVIAVASVSPWLVRVGLAGIVINLVLAVLNLLPVPPLDGGRVLSGLLPNHLSDRYDRIEPYGFFIIVGLLAFGVLGLLIGPPINFFMDQILFITGLR, encoded by the coding sequence ATGTCCGAAATCCTGCGCCAGATCAGCATCTGGGCGGTTCCCACGATCTTTGCCATCACGGTCCACGAGGTCTCGCACGGCTACGTGGCGAAGCGCTTTGGTGATCGCACGGCCGACATGCTCGGACGGCTCACACTGAACCCGGTCAAGCACATCGACCCGGTCGGTACGATCCTGGTACCGCTGGTCTTGCTGATCCTGCCGACCGGTTTCATTTTCGGCTGGGCCAAGCCCGTGCCGGTGGCAATGCGCAACCTGCGCAACCCGAAACGTGACATGGCGATTGTTGCGGCCGCGGGGCCGGCGTCGAATTTTGCCATGGCCCTGTTCTGGGGAATTGTCGCGAAGATTGCCGATGTCATCGCCGTCGCCAGCGTATCGCCCTGGCTGGTGCGCGTCGGCCTGGCGGGCATCGTCATCAACCTGGTGCTGGCGGTGCTGAACCTGCTGCCGGTGCCGCCGCTCGATGGTGGTCGGGTGCTGAGCGGCCTGCTGCCGAATCACCTGTCGGATCGTTACGATCGCATCGAGCCGTATGGCTTTTTCATCATCGTGGGCCTGCTCGCCTTTGGCGTCCTTGGCCTGCTGATCGGTCCGCCGATCAATTTCTTCATGGACCAGATACTTTTCATCACGGGGTTGAGGTAG
- a CDS encoding S4 domain-containing protein → MQKLLAQAGLGSRREIEGWIREGRVIVNGEAAELGRKVLPTDEIDIGGRRIRLAKRLDQAPRAILYHKPEGKLTSRKDPQGRPTVFDDLPELKGGRWIAIGRLDINTTGLLLFTNDGALADRLMHPSS, encoded by the coding sequence TTGCAGAAGCTCCTTGCGCAAGCGGGTTTGGGCTCGCGCCGCGAGATCGAAGGCTGGATACGTGAAGGCCGAGTGATCGTCAACGGCGAGGCGGCCGAGCTGGGTCGCAAGGTCCTGCCCACCGACGAAATCGATATCGGTGGTCGTCGCATCCGGCTAGCCAAGCGCCTCGACCAGGCACCGCGAGCCATCCTTTATCACAAGCCCGAAGGCAAGCTCACCTCGCGCAAGGATCCGCAGGGTCGGCCCACCGTGTTCGACGACCTGCCGGAACTGAAGGGTGGTCGCTGGATCGCCATCGGGCGTCTCGACATCAATACCACCGGACTGCTGCTGTTTACCAACGATGGTGCACTGGCGGACAGGCTCATGCATCCCTCGTCCGA
- a CDS encoding segregation/condensation protein A — MPFALVLGEPVTTIPRDLYIPPDALEVFLEAFEGPLDLLLYLIKRQNLDVLNIPIAEITRQYMEYIELMKEMRLELAAEYLVMAAMLAEIKSRMLLPRPVSEDDDEDDPRAELVRRLQEYERFKTAAEDIDSLERLGRDVYKAEAEVVDRRVVEILPDVTLKEVLVAFKDVLRRAEMFQHHHVQREALSVRQRMSDVLGRLQDKEGYSDFSSLFDPEEGRLGVVVTFLAMLELLKEKLVEIVQAEPFAPIHMRAAANVTEFDEENFETDLDDDIRDSVREQND; from the coding sequence ATGCCGTTTGCGCTGGTGCTGGGCGAACCTGTCACCACGATTCCGCGTGACCTGTACATCCCGCCGGATGCACTGGAGGTATTCCTCGAGGCTTTCGAGGGCCCGCTGGATCTCCTGCTGTACCTGATCAAGCGCCAGAATCTCGATGTGCTGAACATTCCGATTGCCGAGATCACGCGGCAGTACATGGAATACATCGAGTTGATGAAGGAAATGCGCCTGGAGCTGGCAGCCGAGTATCTCGTCATGGCCGCAATGCTGGCCGAGATCAAGTCCCGCATGCTGTTGCCGCGACCGGTCAGCGAGGACGACGACGAGGACGATCCGCGGGCCGAACTGGTACGTCGCCTGCAGGAGTACGAGCGCTTCAAGACGGCGGCCGAAGACATCGATTCGCTGGAGCGGCTGGGTCGTGACGTCTACAAGGCCGAGGCCGAGGTGGTTGACCGGCGGGTTGTCGAAATCCTGCCCGATGTCACGCTGAAGGAAGTGCTGGTGGCGTTCAAGGATGTTCTGCGCCGCGCCGAAATGTTCCAGCACCATCACGTGCAGCGCGAAGCGCTCTCGGTCAGGCAGCGCATGTCGGACGTGCTCGGCCGCTTGCAGGACAAGGAAGGCTACTCGGATTTCTCGTCGCTGTTCGATCCCGAGGAAGGTCGCCTGGGTGTTGTTGTCACCTTCCTCGCCATGCTCGAGCTGCTGAAGGAGAAGCTGGTGGAGATCGTGCAGGCCGAACCGTTCGCACCGATTCACATGCGAGCTGCGGCCAACGTCACAGAATTCGATGAAGAGAATTTCGAAACCGACCTGGATGACGACATCCGGGACAGCGTAAGGGAACAAAACGACTGA
- the scpB gene encoding SMC-Scp complex subunit ScpB, with protein MNQDQIKNIVEGAMLAAGRSLSLDAMQALFAEDGQPDKGTLRKAIDALQEDFQDRSIEIKETSSGYRIQVKQDYSQWVSRLWEERPTRYSRALLETLALVAYRQPITRGEIEEVRGVSVSSSIIRTLQDRDWVRVVGHRDVPGRPAMLGTTKTFLDYFGLKTLDELPTLAELRDIDSINVELDLDGDDDHGGAANDGAAPVDEAAELEHDDAEESIAVEVHADGLNVDDAEMAEEGEDASPQEEDESEEESDDDNYDDEDHSGENGEEDGAAKAHEQEQSQGS; from the coding sequence ATGAACCAGGATCAGATCAAGAACATTGTCGAGGGCGCCATGCTGGCGGCCGGTCGCTCGCTGTCGCTCGATGCCATGCAGGCACTGTTTGCCGAGGATGGCCAGCCGGACAAGGGCACGCTGCGCAAGGCCATCGACGCCTTGCAGGAAGACTTCCAGGACCGCAGCATCGAAATCAAGGAAACCTCGAGCGGTTATCGCATCCAGGTGAAGCAGGACTATTCGCAGTGGGTATCGCGGCTCTGGGAGGAGCGTCCGACTCGCTATTCACGTGCCTTGCTGGAGACGCTGGCCCTCGTTGCCTACCGACAGCCCATCACGCGTGGCGAGATCGAGGAAGTGCGTGGTGTCAGCGTGTCGAGCTCCATCATTCGCACCCTGCAGGACCGCGACTGGGTTCGCGTGGTCGGGCATCGCGATGTTCCTGGTCGCCCGGCAATGCTTGGGACGACCAAGACCTTCCTTGATTACTTCGGCCTCAAGACGCTTGACGAGCTTCCGACGCTGGCCGAGCTGCGTGACATCGACAGCATCAATGTCGAGCTTGACCTGGATGGTGATGATGACCACGGTGGCGCAGCCAATGATGGCGCTGCACCTGTGGACGAAGCCGCCGAACTGGAGCACGACGATGCCGAGGAATCAATTGCCGTCGAAGTGCATGCCGATGGCCTGAATGTTGACGACGCCGAGATGGCGGAGGAGGGCGAAGATGCATCGCCGCAAGAAGAAGACGAGTCGGAAGAAGAGTCAGACGACGACAACTACGACGACGAAGACCACTCCGGGGAAAACGGGGAAGAAGACGGCGCAGCGAAAGCTCACGAACAAGAGCAATCGCAAGGCTCCTGA
- a CDS encoding L-threonylcarbamoyladenylate synthase, with protein sequence MSQYFEIHPDTPQPRLVKRAVEIIRAGGVIAYPTDSRYALGCHLDDKPAMERLARIRQTDKDHNFTLVCSDLSEIARYARVDNWAFRLLKAHTPGPFTFILKASNELPRRLQNPKRKTIGIRVPGHPVAQALLAELGEPLMSSTLWLPGDALPFTEGWEIRERFEHELDLVIDGGHCGIEPTTVVELDKGAVRVLRHGQGDASAFD encoded by the coding sequence ATGAGCCAATACTTCGAAATCCATCCCGACACGCCACAACCGCGCCTGGTCAAGCGAGCGGTGGAAATCATCCGCGCGGGCGGGGTGATCGCCTATCCCACGGATTCGCGTTATGCACTGGGATGTCACCTTGACGACAAGCCGGCGATGGAGCGGCTTGCCCGTATTCGCCAGACGGACAAGGACCACAATTTCACCCTGGTCTGCTCCGACCTGTCCGAGATCGCGCGCTATGCGCGGGTCGATAACTGGGCTTTTCGTCTCTTGAAAGCGCACACGCCAGGGCCGTTCACGTTCATCCTGAAGGCCAGCAACGAACTGCCACGGCGCCTCCAGAACCCCAAGCGCAAGACCATCGGCATCCGTGTGCCGGGCCATCCTGTTGCGCAGGCCTTGCTGGCCGAGCTGGGCGAGCCACTGATGAGCTCGACCTTGTGGCTGCCGGGCGACGCGTTGCCGTTTACCGAGGGCTGGGAGATTCGCGAGCGCTTCGAGCACGAGCTGGATCTTGTCATCGACGGCGGGCATTGCGGCATCGAACCGACCACCGTGGTCGAGCTGGACAAGGGTGCGGTCAGGGTGTTGCGCCATGGCCAGGGCGATGCCTCGGCGTTCGACTGA
- a CDS encoding peptidylprolyl isomerase: MNAMNALKGAVLTLALALLAACGSDKSGTTTAETPADAAAVVNGEPVTQEAVAFYAERRTGMPVEQLDPEMREQIVNELINIELLAQEARNQGLDQRAPLKQELAFQRATGLADASMTAYLEQDPISEDTLRAEYEARVAELGSQEFKASHILVEDEETANAIIAELDEGADFETLARERSIEPGAEQSAGSLGWFAPSQMVEPFATAVGNMEDGSISAAPVQTQFGWHVIRREESRDVPPPAFEDIKPQIERFLTNQKIQEYINVLRNDANIEKSGPAVDTGSADAEGTEEAPEAAE; this comes from the coding sequence ATGAATGCAATGAACGCCTTGAAAGGCGCCGTACTCACCCTGGCACTCGCCTTGCTGGCAGCTTGCGGTTCCGACAAGTCAGGCACGACAACTGCCGAGACCCCTGCCGACGCTGCTGCCGTGGTCAACGGCGAGCCGGTCACGCAGGAAGCCGTGGCCTTCTATGCCGAGCGACGCACCGGCATGCCGGTCGAACAGCTGGATCCCGAGATGCGCGAGCAGATCGTCAACGAACTCATCAATATCGAGCTGCTGGCGCAGGAAGCACGGAACCAGGGTCTCGACCAGCGCGCACCGCTGAAGCAGGAACTGGCCTTCCAGCGTGCCACCGGTCTGGCCGATGCCAGCATGACCGCCTACCTCGAACAGGATCCGATCAGCGAAGACACGCTGCGCGCCGAGTATGAAGCGCGCGTTGCCGAGCTGGGCAGCCAGGAGTTCAAGGCCAGTCACATCCTGGTCGAAGACGAAGAGACGGCCAATGCCATCATTGCCGAACTCGATGAGGGTGCCGACTTCGAAACCCTGGCACGGGAACGTTCCATCGAACCCGGCGCCGAACAGAGTGCCGGCAGCCTCGGCTGGTTCGCACCGAGCCAGATGGTCGAACCCTTCGCCACAGCGGTTGGCAACATGGAAGACGGCAGCATCAGTGCCGCCCCGGTCCAGACGCAGTTCGGCTGGCACGTGATTCGTCGCGAGGAGTCGCGCGATGTGCCCCCGCCGGCCTTCGAAGACATCAAGCCGCAGATCGAGCGCTTCCTGACCAATCAGAAGATCCAGGAATACATCAACGTGCTGCGCAATGATGCAAACATCGAGAAGTCCGGACCGGCTGTCGACACCGGCAGTGCCGATGCCGAAGGAACCGAGGAAGCACCGGAAGCGGCAGAATAA
- a CDS encoding septation protein A has product MSQLFDFFPVLLFFVAYKLTDFFVATGVFIVATFAQLLIQWLRTREVKKMHLISAVLVLVFGGITLILQDEEFLKWKVSIVNWLFAAGFLASAYVGERRTIVERLMSEAVELPAGVWRRLNLLWIGFFTVIGLINLYVMHYFSTDDWVDFKTWGVIGLTLLFALLQGVYLARHLPDDVLEDNADEKKES; this is encoded by the coding sequence ATGTCGCAATTATTCGATTTCTTTCCGGTCCTGCTGTTTTTCGTCGCTTACAAGCTGACCGATTTCTTCGTCGCGACCGGCGTATTCATTGTTGCCACCTTTGCCCAGCTTCTCATCCAGTGGCTGCGCACCCGTGAAGTGAAGAAAATGCACCTGATAAGCGCCGTGCTGGTGCTTGTTTTCGGTGGTATCACCTTGATCCTGCAGGACGAGGAATTCCTGAAGTGGAAGGTCAGCATCGTCAACTGGCTGTTTGCCGCCGGCTTCCTCGCTTCGGCCTACGTCGGCGAACGCCGCACCATTGTCGAGCGGCTGATGTCCGAGGCGGTCGAACTGCCCGCCGGTGTATGGCGCCGCCTCAACCTGTTGTGGATCGGTTTCTTCACGGTCATCGGCTTGATCAACCTCTATGTCATGCACTATTTCTCGACCGATGACTGGGTCGACTTCAAGACCTGGGGCGTGATCGGCCTGACCCTGCTGTTCGCCCTGCTGCAGGGCGTCTACCTGGCAAGGCACCTTCCGGACGATGTGCTGGAGGACAATGCGGACGAGAAAAAGGAGTCTTGA